One genomic region from Phragmites australis chromosome 1, lpPhrAust1.1, whole genome shotgun sequence encodes:
- the LOC133914803 gene encoding uncharacterized protein LOC133914803: MMACRRLAREATAQLRRGAAPPFAPARDFSSATAAFRAPVASPATQFLARYSSSSLQARASKFGASLAARVALGVRPQLSGLNLIKGFGISTVLAMTLHQGKVNAAKEERPSKDITGPPSGILKNEFTSLWQLVRKLQLPVGLIFLIVSGWQNPLGLVINVLLLIYCSRPNRYSIYLFLQELRHREMHQNHVVLKEEFLHTRKVDTEDYKFFSIGTVELADGKVLHLIGMLGSWWIYRVSYVE, from the exons ATGATGGCGTGTCGGCGGCTGGCGAGGGAGGCCACGGCGCAGCTCCGGCGTGGGGCCGCCCCGCCCTTCGCTCCCGCCCGCGACTtctcctccgccaccgccgccttccGCGCTCCCGTCGCCAGCCCTGCTACCCAGTTTCTGGCGCGCTATTCGAGTTCCTCTCTTCAAGCTCGCGCCTCCAAGTTCGGAGCTTCCCTCGCGGCGAGAGTGGCCCTTGGAGTCCGCCCGCAGTTATCAG GTCTTAATCTGATCAAAGGATTTGGGATCAGCACTGTTCTAGCGATGACGCTTCACCAGGGAAAGGTTAATGCTGCGAAAGAAG AACGACCTTCGAAAGACATTACTGGGCCACCCTCGGGAATTTTGAAAAATGAGTTTACTTCCTTGTGGCAATTGGTCAGGAAACTTCAGCTGCCCGTTGGATTGATTTTTCTGATTGTGTCTGGTTGGCAGAACCCGTTAGGTCTTGTCATCAACGTTTTGCTTCTCATCTACTGCTCAAGGCCGAACCGCTATTCAATATACTTGTTTCTTCAGGAG CTTCGTCATAGGGAGATGCATCAAAATCATGTGGTGTTGAAGGAGGAG TTCTTGCATACAAGAAAAGTTGACACTGAAGATTACAAGTTCTTTTCTATTGGAACCGTTGAATTAGCAGACGGAAAAGTGCTGCATCTCATTGGAATGCTGGGCAGCTGGTGGATCTACCGTGTGTCATATGTCGAGTGA
- the LOC133886653 gene encoding uncharacterized protein LOC133886653, which yields MSAKCFKILVLVSLIPLALTATSLLLGHGVPSSFHQSWSTGTTAVSISGPVHKRHRQTTPRRRVEGTLAAFDSRRPRQVDGEGWFEDDKRLAPTGSNPLHNLR from the coding sequence ATGAGCGCCAAGTGCTTCAAGATTCTGGTGCTGGTGTCGCTGATCCCCCTGGCTCTCACGGCGACCTCGCTTCTTCTCGGCCATGGCGTGCCGTCGTCGTTTCACCAATCCTGGTCCACGGGTACTACCGCTGTGAGCATTTCTGGTCCGGTGCATAAACGGCATCGCCAGACGACGCCCCGGAGGAGGGTGGAGGGCACCCTGGCCGCATTTGACTCGAGGCGGCCCCGGCAGGTCGACGGCGAGGGCTGGTTTGAGGACGACAAGAGGCTGGCGCCGACCGGGTCCAACCCTCTGCACAACTTAcggtga
- the LOC133915653 gene encoding protein NSP-INTERACTING KINASE 3-like isoform X2: MWVMWMRWWVVVAGLLAVVLPPSTATLSPAGINYEVVALMAIKTELQDPYNVLDNWDINSVDPCSWRMVTCSADGYVSALGLPSQSLSGKLSPSIGNLTRLQSVLLQNNAISGPIPSTIGRLGMLKTLDMSNNHLKGSIPSSIGNLKTLNYLKLNNNSLSGVLPDSLATINGLALVDLSFNDLSGPLPKISARTFNIAGNPMVCGVNSGDNCSSVSLDPLSYPPDDLKTQPQQGMERSHRIAIICGATVGSVAFIALVVGMLLWWQHRRNQQIFFDVNDTYDPEVCLGHLKRYTFKELRAATNNFNSKNILGEGGYGIVYKGYLRDGSVVAVKRLKDYNAVGGEVQFQTEVEVISLAVHRNLLRLIGFCTTESERLLVYPYMPNGSVASQLRELVNGRPALDWSRRKRIALGTARGLLYLHEQCDPKIIHRDVKASNVLLDEYFEAIVGDFGLAKLLDHRESHVTTAVRGTVGHIAPEYLSTGQSSGKTDVFGFGVLLVELITGQKALDFGRLANQKGGVLDWVKKLHEEKQLSMMVDKDLGSNYDRVELEEMVQVALLCTQYYPSHRPRMSEVIRMLEGDGLAEKWEASQNVAAPKSVSSELLPPKYMDFAVDESSLGLEAMELSGPR, translated from the exons ATGTGGGTGATGTGGATGCGGTGGTGGGTGGTGGTTGCTGGCCTGCTCGCCGTGGTCCTTCCGCCGTCCACCGCGACGCTCTCCCCGGCCGGCATCAACTACGAAG TGGTGGCTCTGATGGCCATCAAGACGGAACTGCAGGACCCCTACAATGTGCTCGACAACTGGGACATCAACTCGGTCGATCCCTGCAGCTGGAGGATGGTCACCTGCTCCGCCGACGGCTATGTCTCTGCCTT AGGTCTACCCAGCCAGAGTTTGTCTGGGAAATTGTCGCCGAGCATCGGCAATCTCACCAGGCTGCAATCTGT GCTACTACAGAATAATGCGATTTCTGGTCCAATTCCTAGTACCATAGGACGGTTGGGGATGCTCAAGACACTTGACATGTCAAACAACCATCTCAAAGGGAGTATCCCAAGTTCAATTGGAAATCTCAAAACCCTCAACTATCT GAAACTGAACAACAACAGCTTATCTGGAGTCTTGCCCGATTCACTTGCCACCATTAATGGCCTTGCACTCGT AGATCTTTCGTTTAACGATCTGAGTGGTCCATTACCCAAGATTTCTGCGAGAACTTTCAA CATCGCTGGAAATCCGATGGTTTGTGGTGTCAACTCTGGGGATAATTGCTCATCTGTGTCACTGGACCCACTCTCTTATCCACCGGATGATTTGAAGA CTCAGCCACAGCAGGGCATGGAAAGAAGCCACCGAATTGCTATAATATGTGGAGCAACTGTTGGTTCAGTAGCTTTTATCGCTCTTGTAGTCGGTATGCTTCTCTGGTGGCAGCATAGGCGTAATCAGCAGATCTTTTTTGATGTAAACG ATACATATGATCCAGAAGTATGTTTGGGCCATCTGAAGCGGTATACCTTCAAGGAGCTCCGAGCAGCTACTAACAATTTCAACTCAAAGAACATTTTAGGTGAAGGTGGGTATGGCATTGTATACAAAGGCTACTTGCGAGACGGCTCTGTTGTTGCGGTTAAAAGACTTAAGGATTATAATGCCGTTGGTGGGGAAGTTCAGTTCCAAACTGAAGTTGAAGTCATAAGCTTGGCTGTTCATCGGAATCTCCTTCGGCTCATTGGATTCTGCACTACAGAGAGTGAGAGATTACTTGTTTATCCTTACATGCCGAATGGAAGTGTTGCTTCTCAATTACGGG AACTTGTAAATGGCCGGCCGGCTCTAGATTGGTCGAGGAGAAAGAGGATAGCACTAGGCACAGCACGAGGTTTGCTCTATTTGCATGAACAGTGTGATCCAAAAATAATCCATCGTGACGTAAAAGCCTCCAATGTGCTTCTTGATGAATATTTCGAAGCAATCGTGGGAGATTTTGGGTTGGCAAAACTTTTGGATCATAGGGAATCTCATGTTACCACTGCAGTGCGTGGGACTGTTGGACATATAGCTCCAGAGTACCTATCAACTGGCCAGTCATCAGGGAAGACTGATGTTTTTGGATTCGGAGTCTTATTAGTTGAGTTGATCACTGGTCAGAAGGCATTGGATTTCGGAAGACTAGCAAATCAGAAGGGTGGGGTGCTCGATTGG GTTAAGAAACTTCACGAAGAAAAGCAGCTAAGCATGATGGTGGACAAAGACCTAGGTAGCAACTATGACAGGGTTGAACTGGAAGAAATGGTTCAGGTGGCTTTGCTGTGCACACAGTACTATCCATCTCACCGCCCCAGAATGTCTGAGGTAATCAGGATGCTAGAAGGGGATGGGCTGGCAGAGAAATGGGAAGCATCACAAAATGTGGCTGCACCGAAGTCCGTTTCATCGGAGCTTCTACCTCCAAAGTACATGGATTTTGCCGTGGATGAATCTTCACTCGGCCTAGAGGCCATGGAGCTTTCTGGACCAAGGTGA
- the LOC133915653 gene encoding protein NSP-INTERACTING KINASE 3-like isoform X1: MWVMWMRWWVVVAGLLAVVLPPSTATLSPAGINYEVVALMAIKTELQDPYNVLDNWDINSVDPCSWRMVTCSADGYVSALGLPSQSLSGKLSPSIGNLTRLQSVLLQNNAISGPIPSTIGRLGMLKTLDMSNNHLKGSIPSSIGNLKTLNYLKLNNNSLSGVLPDSLATINGLALVDLSFNDLSGPLPKISARTFNIAGNPMVCGVNSGDNCSSVSLDPLSYPPDDLKTQPQQGMERSHRIAIICGATVGSVAFIALVVGMLLWWQHRRNQQIFFDVNDTYDPEVCLGHLKRYTFKELRAATNNFNSKNILGEGGYGIVYKGYLRDGSVVAVKRLKDYNAVGGEVQFQTEVEVISLAVHRNLLRLIGFCTTESERLLVYPYMPNGSVASQLRGHLTIFHSLSELVNGRPALDWSRRKRIALGTARGLLYLHEQCDPKIIHRDVKASNVLLDEYFEAIVGDFGLAKLLDHRESHVTTAVRGTVGHIAPEYLSTGQSSGKTDVFGFGVLLVELITGQKALDFGRLANQKGGVLDWVKKLHEEKQLSMMVDKDLGSNYDRVELEEMVQVALLCTQYYPSHRPRMSEVIRMLEGDGLAEKWEASQNVAAPKSVSSELLPPKYMDFAVDESSLGLEAMELSGPR, encoded by the exons ATGTGGGTGATGTGGATGCGGTGGTGGGTGGTGGTTGCTGGCCTGCTCGCCGTGGTCCTTCCGCCGTCCACCGCGACGCTCTCCCCGGCCGGCATCAACTACGAAG TGGTGGCTCTGATGGCCATCAAGACGGAACTGCAGGACCCCTACAATGTGCTCGACAACTGGGACATCAACTCGGTCGATCCCTGCAGCTGGAGGATGGTCACCTGCTCCGCCGACGGCTATGTCTCTGCCTT AGGTCTACCCAGCCAGAGTTTGTCTGGGAAATTGTCGCCGAGCATCGGCAATCTCACCAGGCTGCAATCTGT GCTACTACAGAATAATGCGATTTCTGGTCCAATTCCTAGTACCATAGGACGGTTGGGGATGCTCAAGACACTTGACATGTCAAACAACCATCTCAAAGGGAGTATCCCAAGTTCAATTGGAAATCTCAAAACCCTCAACTATCT GAAACTGAACAACAACAGCTTATCTGGAGTCTTGCCCGATTCACTTGCCACCATTAATGGCCTTGCACTCGT AGATCTTTCGTTTAACGATCTGAGTGGTCCATTACCCAAGATTTCTGCGAGAACTTTCAA CATCGCTGGAAATCCGATGGTTTGTGGTGTCAACTCTGGGGATAATTGCTCATCTGTGTCACTGGACCCACTCTCTTATCCACCGGATGATTTGAAGA CTCAGCCACAGCAGGGCATGGAAAGAAGCCACCGAATTGCTATAATATGTGGAGCAACTGTTGGTTCAGTAGCTTTTATCGCTCTTGTAGTCGGTATGCTTCTCTGGTGGCAGCATAGGCGTAATCAGCAGATCTTTTTTGATGTAAACG ATACATATGATCCAGAAGTATGTTTGGGCCATCTGAAGCGGTATACCTTCAAGGAGCTCCGAGCAGCTACTAACAATTTCAACTCAAAGAACATTTTAGGTGAAGGTGGGTATGGCATTGTATACAAAGGCTACTTGCGAGACGGCTCTGTTGTTGCGGTTAAAAGACTTAAGGATTATAATGCCGTTGGTGGGGAAGTTCAGTTCCAAACTGAAGTTGAAGTCATAAGCTTGGCTGTTCATCGGAATCTCCTTCGGCTCATTGGATTCTGCACTACAGAGAGTGAGAGATTACTTGTTTATCCTTACATGCCGAATGGAAGTGTTGCTTCTCAATTACGGG GACACCTAACTATCTTTCATTCTTTGTCAGAACTTGTAAATGGCCGGCCGGCTCTAGATTGGTCGAGGAGAAAGAGGATAGCACTAGGCACAGCACGAGGTTTGCTCTATTTGCATGAACAGTGTGATCCAAAAATAATCCATCGTGACGTAAAAGCCTCCAATGTGCTTCTTGATGAATATTTCGAAGCAATCGTGGGAGATTTTGGGTTGGCAAAACTTTTGGATCATAGGGAATCTCATGTTACCACTGCAGTGCGTGGGACTGTTGGACATATAGCTCCAGAGTACCTATCAACTGGCCAGTCATCAGGGAAGACTGATGTTTTTGGATTCGGAGTCTTATTAGTTGAGTTGATCACTGGTCAGAAGGCATTGGATTTCGGAAGACTAGCAAATCAGAAGGGTGGGGTGCTCGATTGG GTTAAGAAACTTCACGAAGAAAAGCAGCTAAGCATGATGGTGGACAAAGACCTAGGTAGCAACTATGACAGGGTTGAACTGGAAGAAATGGTTCAGGTGGCTTTGCTGTGCACACAGTACTATCCATCTCACCGCCCCAGAATGTCTGAGGTAATCAGGATGCTAGAAGGGGATGGGCTGGCAGAGAAATGGGAAGCATCACAAAATGTGGCTGCACCGAAGTCCGTTTCATCGGAGCTTCTACCTCCAAAGTACATGGATTTTGCCGTGGATGAATCTTCACTCGGCCTAGAGGCCATGGAGCTTTCTGGACCAAGGTGA